CTGCTACCCCAACCATTTCTGTGCAAGCAGAGGTCCTTCTGCCTGTTGAACTGACAGTCCGATCCGCCATGGCCGAAAGCACCAGCTGCTAGTGCTAGCTAAGTCCAAATTACCATGAGCTCGTCATGTCGTGGGAATTGGGATACGACGCCGATCGAGCTGATCGAATCCGCAGAGAGATCTCTCATCAGTAGCCGATCGCTGGTCCTGGCACGCCACGCGCCTGACGTGGCTGCACGGCGGCGCTCAGGCCCCTACTGCCTGCCCAATGAGAGAGAGATGGTCATGCTCATGCATGTCAGGATTGAGGGTTCAGAAGCAGAGATCCGAGGGCAGATCTTGGACTGATCTCCGGCCGATCTGCGGCCCTGTGGCTACACGAACGCTGCTGTACCCAGCAGCAGGCAACACACATGTTAGATTTTGATCTTAGTATTTCTTTTGCGAGGAGGGCATATAttagatttgttttttttttcatgagcaCACATGTTGGAAGATATTACTGCTCGATCTGTTTTCGAATAACTGACACTTTTGACCAAATGTGTACGAACCACCGAGTATTTGCAAACAGAATTTTGGGTCGAATATCATTTGAAAATGGAGGGAGTACGTTAGTAAAGTATGATGATATATCTGACCTGCTAGAACATTGAAAACATGGGAGGATGGATGGAAGCAAGTTACAGTGATCAATCGTTTGTGATAGATGAGGAGCTACTATTAATCTTGTCACCTAACACATGCGTTTGCTGACAACCGAGCGACAAGTCGCGAGCTGAAGGATTCTTTTTGCTCCAATGAAGTCACATCAGTCCAGAACCGAAAGCATTTTATTTTACATGCAGAAGAAGACGATAGCAGCGATCTTTGCCTTCCCATCTCAGAGCTTTCACCATTACGAAAGTATCCCCAGAACTAATCTCAGTTTTGAGATTGTAGCTGCAATTAGACGAGAGTCGTCGAATGGATCCTTCGGTTAATTTGTCCGATTAATCCTTGTCTGCAGCTTCAACCAATTTGCTGAACTGAACCAGTAGGTCAAATAAATCAGATGGCAACCGTTGGTCAGCAGCATCTGTTGTCTGCGTTTCACGGTGCCTATGTTTGGCGCCAGGAAACAAGAAATCACCATGCATCTTATGATCTGGACGCGTGATGATCTGATATTATTCTTTTTGATAGTACTACCTGTACCGTACTGGCATAACTTGATTCTTCAAATCCGAATTGCGAAACACCCCAGAGACTGTCTGCACACATCTACAATGCATGCAGCAGGAATCCTGATAAGCAGTGCGCTGCGAAGTAAACACCAGCAAATTTTTCAAGCCGATCGACCAAATTATGCGAGGGCATGCATGTGTACTTTGACGTGTCCTGCTCCCGTCGTTCCAACTCCCAACAGAGTCGATAATGCACGTGTGCTGATTAGCACTTTCGCCAACCTTTTCTTGTTAGTTGCTAATAATTTCCTATCATCGGAAAGACAGCATCTGGAAACGCCATGTGGCCATGATTGTCATGTCCATAAATCACAGgacaagaaataaataaataaatcataagACGATGAGAGTGGCCGATTAGAATTTAGAAAAATAGTCGAGTCCCATGCATCCTAGTCAGCATATAGTAAGATATAAGAGCTGATGTCTTATTggtgtttgttttcttccgcaaCAAAGCTGGGCGAGCAGAGCCTTCAGTCGAGAGACTGCTCACCCAGACTTATCCAGGTGTTGCTAGGTGCTTGTAGCTAGTGTGAGTATTGGGAGCGGTTTTAGCGAGTTTTAGAAAACCGTTGTGCAGCCGACCGGACGAGAATATCGGGTCAAAGTTTATCGTTATGGGCTGGGCCGTTTATGTATTTTGTCCCGTGCTCTTTCCAATGTTTCTAAGTCCCGTTAATGATTAAATCAGTACATATAAGTCCATCAAATTTTAGGTATAAACAATGCTAGGTGCTTATAAAAAAGAATATTAAACacctaaataaaaattataatttttaatacaaataaaaattacatatgCTTAATATAGTTAACTATCTATTAGCTTTAATATAAATAGCGGTGCTCATATGCTACTACAGTTGAGGAAAAAGATCACCATATATGGGCTCTAACCAAGCCCACTAAAGCCCAGCTATCCCTCTTTTCTCGGCCCACTTTTCCTGAGCCCATTGGGCCGATTATAGTTCTGCCCCTCCCCCATAAAAACCCTAGCGGCATCCTTTCTCTCGGTTCCTCCGATCCAAGCGTTTCCTCGAgccgccgtcgcctccgccgccgtATCTGCCGCCACAACGATGGTACGTATCTCCGATCTGTAAGGCCACGCTCCCGAATTCATGGGATGTACCTAGTGTTTCTCTGACTCTATGCTTGGCTCGTCGCGTTGCATCCTGCCAGCCGTCGCACAAGACCTTCCGGATCAAGAAGAAGCTGGCCAAGAAGATGCGCCAGAACCGCCCTATCCCCTACTGGATCCGCATGCGCACGGACAACACCATCAGGTTCGTCGATCTCTCAGCTCTGATGATCCCTGTCGCCTCGTCGCTCGTGCGCATCTTTGGGTGAATTTCTTGTTTCGATCTCTGACCGTGGTTCTTGTTTGTGCGTCAGGTACAACGCGAAGCGCAGGCACTGGCGCCGCACCAAGCTCGGGTTCTGAGTTGGGGAAGAGGTGCCCTGGAGCACCGATGCTTGGGGAGGCTAGGGTTTGCGAGGCTCGCGATGCTTCCAAGTCTCCACGAGCTAGGGAGCTGTTGTTAAGATTTTGCTTGTGTTGAAGGGATTATCAGTTGTTCTTGTAGCGTACTGAGAATACCATATTTGCTGATCGTTAAAGAACCACCATTTTTTATTCTACTGAAGCTTACTTGGCATGCAGCGGCCTAATCAGTTTACCACTAGCAGTTCATTTTGGTACTCTATTTTATTTGTTTGGGTGGTTTGCTTATTCCAATCCTGGCATGTTGCTCTGGTATTAACAATTCGTTAGGATTTATGATCAAGTGTACTTTAATGGCGATTACTTAGGACATTGGATTGCTATATTCCTGTATAGGCTTCTGTTTCGAATTGATTTTGCAGCTGTAGTCATGCCAAATTCCTTGATGCACATTAGTATTTTCACCAATTAGAGTtctataactttttttttttgccgtaTCTAGTGTAAACCATGGTGATGGCACCTCCCTGTGTTAGTCCTATTAGAACACTAGAACATCGATTGCTAGTTGTGTGTTACTGTACCTGTTTCCATACCGGTTTAGTATAAGATGATCCACGGATGCTTTTGATTCTATCAATTAGATTACTAGAAGCTCTGATGTCTTACTCAGAGCAAGCATCACTGTGTCATCAATCTATGGACATGATGTTATGGTGATTAGCTTCCATCTAGGTCTGCCTTGATTTATGTTGTTGGCTATTGTATAGCAATGCTGGGTAGATCAGAAGTTTGTCGAAGTTGAGTTCCTGAGTGATTTGTTGACTTACATGCAAAATTCTGAAGGCTTCTATTGGAGGTCTTAGGCATGAACATCGTGTCGTAAAAGAAAGCATAAGCATCTTAAATCGAAATTTTAATGGCTAGAAATGTGTTTTGCATTTATCGATTGCCACTGGCTCTTATGTACTGCTACAATTTAGGTTAAGATATTGATGCATTTATATTACCTTAGCGAATTGAATATGGATCATCCTGCTATGAACTTTTGTTTTCGAGAGAAAGAGATGCTGTGAACTGGGTACCAGGGGTGGTGCTAATTCGTGCATTGCAGTTTTCTGTTACTGTCTTGCATTGTTGCTGTTCCAGCATCCCGGTGATCATTACACAATTTGAACGGCATCAAAAGCTGCCCAAGCATGTAAATGATAACCATGTTGTTTATTGGTATGGAATGTAGGAGTACATCTTACTGCTTCATGGTGAGGAGATTTTTGTTTAGTTTGGCTGCAGGACGCTCTTgttgcaatacatcaagaattCCTGGTATTTCCTAGAGCTACATGCGCTATTTTGGATTCCTTCGTTATGGATCTCCAGATATGCGCTGCTGAATCAATTTTGCGCGTTTCTTATGCGGTAGTCTTTATgtttcgaattgattttatgtGTTTCTGCCTTACGCGGTGTTCCTTTTGTTCCGAAATGATTTTCGTGTTTCTGCGCTGAGCGTTAGACTCCAATGTGGTTGTTTCCTGTTTTCTTTTTCGGCCCTAGGGTCTAAATCTCATAACACCCCATTTTGGAATGTAGGTATCGTCATAGAACTGAATTATTACTTATGAAATTTCTATGAATTTCTATGTTGCAATCAAGCGCTAGCAGTTCGCAGAGCAATACATCCCATCGAAGCACTCCAATGGCCTCGCTGCAAGACTGCACGCCGAATTCCCCACTCGAATGGAGTTTTaggcctgtttgtttggatttACTTTGGTCTCTGCTTCTAAAAAGTTTGAAGCTTAAATAAACAGAATTGTTAAAAAGGATTTTTGGATAAGTTAAAAGTTAGTTTACGAGAAAATAAACTGAAAGCTGAGAAACTGATCGagaatagttttttttcttttctttctgagagattaaaaatttattataaaaaccaacatttaaaattcaaaatagttttttaagaaaaccaaaattaattttttttccctaaaaGTCCAAAGTCTAAATAGAAACTTAAAGCACCCGCAAGAAGAAAGCAAGAACACGTCCTGAGCTCACAACAGCGGCTCCTGCACTAGAGTGGGAAATTTTTAGTAGTTATGTactgtttatttatattgagatttatgttaaaaatatagataattaTATAGTAGGTAAGAGAATAaatagatatataaatattagatgaaATTGATAGATAATCAGAATAAATTATATCTATATATTACAGAGTTGGAACCAGCTTATGCAAAGATAAAGCCCGCGAACCAGAGGCGCCTCAAAAAGGTCGGGCAGCCAAAAGCTCTCGTACCGCGCGCGCAGTGGCGGCACCACCCGTGCCCGCGACGCCTTATAAGGCGTCGATGCCCGCGCCACGGCCACGCCGTCTTCGCCCATCCACGGAGAGAGAGGCAGGCAGTCGCGTGCCCCGCCTTCCCTCCGTGCGTCCCGAAGACCTCCGCCGGtgaccggccggccggcgtcCACCCCTTTGGCTAGAAGCTCGTTGCACCCACCCCTccaataaaagaaagaaaggaaataaGCAACCATGGCGTCCATCTCCATGGAAGACGTCCGCAACGAGGCTGTCGACCTGGTACGTAGGCGGCATTGCTCCATTGATCATGGCTAGTTCACTGTGCATCACTACGGACGTGTAGTGATGGATGGCTTTGTTGGGTCTTGCAGTCAACGATCCCGGTGGAGGAGGTGTTCCAGACGCTGAAATGTGACCGGAAGGGGCTCTCCAACGCTGAGGGGCAGAACCGATTCAAGGTGTTCGGCCCCAACAAgctggaggagaagaaggagagcAAGCTGCTTAAGTTCCTGGGCTTCATGTGGAACCCTCTGTCATGGGTCATGGAGATTGCAGCCATCATGGCCATCGCGCTAGCCAACGGCGGCAGCAAGGTGCCTGATTGGCAAGATGTCGAACCCCTCCTTTAGGGTTACCACGTGTAGCTCATACTAGTctctggatcagtagctggtacacATAAATTCCAACAAAAGTAGACATCACAGACATACATCGATTAAGTACGATAATAAGgtacaacacagagttcattacaacaaAAGCCCGTAGGCATAAATTAACAAACCCACACAGCACAACGGAAACGACGCAAAAGCGACCCAtgccctacaggcagcttgagtgcagacgaaaccagcttctctaatcttcatcttctctttcgacgaAGTCGGCTTCTGAATCATCTGGGTCCATaattagcaagtatgagtacataaggtactcaacaagtcataCCTCAAGGGAGAATATTAGATGCTTatgggtagatcaaggataaggctgtagagtcttttagatTTCGTGGAAAGCTAGTTTtgttgatgcaaggttcattttgcaaagactaccATTAATAAAAACATTTTCGAAGAGAGAGCAcgtaagttgagcttatgggggttgacggccctgagggagatacttccatcccgccagttcccacaagCATTTTGCCGGTGGACACACAAtccaggaggcttagggcacaaagctAAAACCCTTCTTTTCGAAAATATGGGCACGTTGCCCACTCACACACACCAAGGAGGTACTCACGTCGAAAAACTAATCATTGTGATCAAACCATAGTATGTCCTTGACCaaggacacggctatccggatatgtttaacactctgcaaggttgtacactttactcaCAAGATATACGcaggctcccaccttagcaactggtggagCTACcataacgagacgcaacgacctcacaacgaagtcacaatatccacctatggggcactaagataccaggggccttaGAAGATCCACGGGAAAGACCGCTTAGCAATCCTAAGGCTTTAacatagccttaacaatatcaccagccggatCTTAGGCTACGcaccacccaagtcttctcctggtccccattgccactaccggcctccgggtgggtaccgaATTAAGTcggaggggttaggtcaagtcctgcccattcaggccatgtggttgtacgagtggatactgggtgagatgtcacagcgaGCCAGTCCTTATAcgaccaaggcaagagtctcctaacaagaacaccacaaaggcgaaccttgctctAAGGTAattcccacctttgtggggtatcTTACTCACCCTCATCAACACTACTCTATAGTTTttccaagaacacaagttttacacgcacacgcaccaaGTACACATCACTTCATATTTTTGAAAAGTATGACTAacatatgtaaataatctagttctttcttttgagcaaagcaatcctaagcatgctagtaaacaagcattcaaccaaataatcattatagttgatgttgggaaccttctagggtttcaacggaataaaggtaacaataaCAAGGCATGGTATAAACAAGCTATGTCATAACTAATCTAGGATTTCTTTAAAATCACAACTATTAACTTAATCATACATAATCCTATTATTTAAAACAATGGCTCTACGGAttgtatttgaaaacataggatcaatatgatcaacggttgtaggacttgctttcgttgaagtcctcgtctgctccttTTTCAAACTCCAGAtcctcggggtcttcctcgaatgctccttcctctaataatcgcaacaaTAACAAAGGCGCACACGATCAATCAAACGATTAAAACAATAACTaaataatttacaaaaattatgaaattgatataattgggtagatctcgaatttagatgaatatcggtggaagaatcgttgaaaacggagttaaGACgaaggagaaacgggcttcgaaAGTTTTACCGGGAGAGAAAttcggaaaaaagaaaaataggagAATATTCCCAAAATATTCTGTTCGGGTCGGCTCGAGGCTCGGCTCGGTTCACGGCTCTCGATCCGTCTCAGCGGCTCAGCTCGGCTCTCGGCTCGGTTCAATGTATGTGGCTTGGCTCGGTTTCTGAAGACGGCTCGGCTCGATTTTTGCAACTCGACTGCAACGGCTCGGCCCGAGCTCGAGCCCACCTGTCAGTCgcaggggagagagagataaaagGGAGAGAAACTAGAGTGTTtatcatattgtaactagaATGTCTACCGTGTTGTAACTAGTACTCACTCAACAATTGCATTGtcataactagagtgtctaatatgttgtaactatattatcGTAACTAAAGTGTCTAAcatattgtaactatattgttcagcatgttgtaactcgACTGTCTCCAAATCACAATCGCAACCCAAATTACAACTACAGTATAGCACAAAACGAAACTAGATGTCTACCATGTTACAACTGCATAACTatcctaaaacttcatcaaaatatagccttTATAGATCTCATTTTATTAAGcgtattttttttcaacaatatgCTTTAAACAGATCAAAAATCAGATATGTGTTTCTAGAGATATATAGCATtttaatgatttgaatcaacAAAGAAACTCCGCATACGTACTCTGGTGGGTGGGTTTAGATGTATATGTGATATTAACAGATTGACTCTCTTGGTTTGTGAACTCACAGAAAACTTAACTGGGATAAGCACTGGAAGATGCTAGCTCAGTGCAAATCTATTATGCGCCTGATTTTATCTCTCACTCTATTCTCTACATGCATCTGATAAAAGATAATAAGAATATCTGATTTTATCTCTCACTCTATTCTCTACATTCTTGCATATCTATTTTCAATAATCAATTAGTAGTTAGTATATAACATTTAGTAGATAATAAAATGCTTTATTCATCTAAATATTCTATGCATGCAAAACTCATAACCTTTAAGAGGTTTACAAAAGAGATGATTCAGCTAACAGTAAGAAAATACAAGACAAAATTAGGAAAAGAAACACGACGCAATTCAAGGGTAATCCAAAACTGTAGGCAAATATGCCAGCGGACCTCTGATGCACTCTAAGTGTGGTGTTCCGATGAAAGTCAATGCTTCAGTACTCACATGTTTGTTAATGTTCGAAAACATACAAGGCCTGAAATACTTCTTAGAACACCACACTCGGATATCTTAGAACACCCGTGCTCACTCTAGTGTCTGTTGTGTGTACGTTAATTGACAAAATGGCTTCAGATTTCAAAATGCAGTAGCCCTTCATGTAGGAGAGCGGGAAACCAGATAGGATAGAACCCTGCGATTTGCACAATTCTCCTTCGACTGAAACTCATCCACCATTTTTCAAAGATCTCCCTCAGTCACTCAGATGAATATCCCAGATGAAGCACAACATGCTTGAAGTTTGAGCCACAAAATGGTATTCATGGTGAAGCCTTCACCTTCCAGCACGTGAACTCAGAAGGTATTACGTTTTCGTCACAGGAAATTACAGCTTTGGCAGTCAGCTTTCCAACCAAACCATGATACAGAAGACCCCTGGCACCAAGCCCACCAGCTAACCAAAAAGAACAGTTGCTCCTCTCGCCTATCATATCATTCAAACAACCCAAAAGTGGCAATGATCCATTAGTCGTCAGTGGAGGCATGGCTCGTATCCCAGCCCTTGCGCGTATGAAATCCCATTTACTTATTACTGGATAAACGGCAAAAGCTTTTGGGAGCAACTCTTCCATTGCAGTAAGAGCTTCTTCATCAGATACAGTTGAAGCATAGTTCTCATCCTTCCATTGCCAAGTTGACCCAATAGAAACACTACGGGGACCTTGGAATGCCAGCCATGCATCAGATAAAATTGAAGGGCTTTGAGTGCCATATTCGTCTTCATCACTGCAGAAAGCAAATGTATCAATCAGACAGTTCCAACTGATGCTGTAATGACTTTTAGCGTACAGAACCTCCTTACACTGTATCTGATGGCAACTCGAATTCAGCAATAACTCCTCTACAGGTTCTAAGAGGCAGCTTATTTGCGAGTTCCGGAAGTGACCTAGCATTGGCCCCAAGACAGATGATCACTGAATCATAATTTCCTGCACATGTTTGACAGCGCTTTAGGCATACAAAATTTCTTGATGTGATGAAATCGTTTTGTCATGCCATGCAAGTGTTACATGTGTATGTAattcttttatatttttgctGAACTGACAAGATGTAAATTGACAACAGTAGAACTTTAATTTAGCTTCAGGTAGTCAAAAAGCTTAAAAAGAAAcccaaaattatataaatactACTGTGTGCTTATTTCAGTTTAGTCTCGATTGAGTCTCAAAAAATAGAAGTGCCAATTGGGAGGCAAAATGTAAAGGATGATGCCACAATATGAGGAAGTCCAAGTTGAAGTAATGTCCTTTGCTCTTTCTGGAGATTGTGCCAGAGTTTACCTGCTAATTGCCGTAAATTATCAATATGGTCCTTGTACAGATTGAACTCTTTCTGTGCACTTGGTGATATGGATGCTTCACCTGCCAGATTTTGGCATGCAAAGAACAGTGCCTGTAGAAACCCAAGGATGAAACCAGATCAGGCTATTTCAACGGAAGATGAGAAACAATTGACAATAAGACAAAGCAAAGCATGAAGGAGTGCGACACCTGTAAGTATTTCTTTGGGTTGATGTTCATTGCTAGAGGCATATAAACTGCAAAGTCAAACGGAACACACAACCCAGGAATCAGACGCTGTGCAGCATCGGAATCAAGCACTTGAAGGCTGCAACTCTGGAGGCAACTCTGAGCATTCTAACTTGGATAGGTCGAAGCGGTCAAAACGTAACACTAGAAACATAAAAGAAGCACCTGATCGTATCTGCGTAATTTTAATTCAGCAGTACCTCCAGCAATATGTCAGCAGCCTTCTCGGTTGTCGGTGCCCGCAGAATCCCCCTGCACAGTTTAACCTCCTGTAATCACAAGCTCACAAATAAAGAGCAAACAGCAACAGACTATAGTAGCAACAAAGAAGAAAGGATTGCCTTCTCCAGATAAGGGTCTCATCTTGACTGGTTGTATCTGATCCAGTGGATCCATTTGCTAGCTCTGCGCTACGCAGGAGATCCATGGACTCTTTCCAGAACTCAGCACCCCTCCAGAGAAGCTTCACTGCGGTTCACGAAAAATTCATGCTCAGAACAACACTAAATTAAGCTGGGTCTTGGATTCAAAACCATTATTTGAATTCCAGGACACTAAATTAAGCATAAATGGAGTCTGAATCACTGAAACCACAATTCGCAAGCATGTGACGGCGGAGAGGGAGACCTTTAGGTGAGTAGGGATGGAGAAGCCCTCCCGAGACGCCCGACGCGCCTCCTCCGACCCCGTTGTCGTCGTAGATGTCGACGCACACGCGGGAATCCTTGGGGCTATGCTGAAATGGCACCAGCATCGGTTCAGCCGACGCTTCATATCGCAAGGGAGGGAACAGGAagggggaagaagagaggagaggacctTGAGGAGGTGCCACGCGACGGAGAGCCCCGCGAAGCCGGCGCCGAGGACGGCGTAGCGCAGGGGGCGGCGGCCGTGCCCTCCTGCCAGCGAGGGCGAGGAGGCTGCGGCCGCGGTGGCGGCTGCGACGGTTCGCCTGGAGTAGAGGGTGAGGTTGGCGAGCGGACGGGAAGGAGGCGAAGAACAAGGCGGCGGCATGGCGTCCAGCGCTCTGAGTTTGACGAGaaagcggcgggcggcggctactgctgCTGCGGAGAGAAGAACGGTGCGGGTGAGGAGCGTGCTACGCGGCCTACGCTTGCCGCGCTGCCGCGGCGAGGATTTTTTCTGGGGTGGCAGCGAGGATTTCGTGGGCCGAGCGCACGCTCAGCCGGTGGGATTTTTCGGCCCGTGTTGGACTTTCCAGGTAGGCCCAGACAAAGGGGCCAGGTTCGGTGTGTGAAGGCTTGCAACAGTTATTGGGCCTTTCTATGTGTCCAGCTACTCCGTTTTCCTCTCAACGGCGAGGCGAGAATCCATCATTTCGAATGTATGGTATTTCTAGATTAATAcatagtttattttttcttaaactCAATTAGATAGAAGTGAATCTCTAgttcatttttttagttttagattgaCTCAATTGGACAGTGTACTTCGACATCACAACAACATTCAAGCATAACAGAACAGACGCAGGCAACCAAGCAAGCGTTGAACCGTGCTGGCAACTAGCATGCATGTCCACAGATACAGAATAGATATCAACACATTTTTCTGCGGTGAAAACACTACACGGTAAGCATTTGTGGTCAGGACTAGATCAGCGCAACTGGAGATTCTGATGGAGTCTACTGGGTCTACGTTGGTGCCTACACACAATGCATCCCAACAATAGTGCTCAAAGGTTTGCTACTTCAACATAGCAAACAACCAGAATGTGCCATAAAGCCTAAAGGTTACTTCAGCCCCAAAAGGGCAGGGGCTCCAGTAACTTGTCCACCTACATGCTTCTCCATTACCTCATCATGTTCCTCCACTTATCCTTCAGGTCCACCTACAGTGTACAACCAGTTGATACTTCATGAAAGATTAGTAACCAAAGGAACTTCAGTGTAATAACATCCAAATACCCACCGGTGTTCTGCCGATAAAAACATCGGGATTGTTAGTTAAAATATCCTTCCAGTTGCCGCTACCATACCTACATGAAGCCAATGGAAGGAAACGATGAGCATTGTACAAGAAAATAGGAGAAATTGCCTAGAGATAATTTAAATAGCACTGTACATAACAATAAAGTTAAATAACATATAACAAATTCGAACAGCAAGACAAATCACGTACTGTTCAACACCCTTTCTTAATGTTTCTTCTTCTAAAATGCTCCACTTCCTTGCCTTTCTACGCTTATTTTTGTTTTCTGCCAGTTGCAAAGGAGAAACTGGCATTCTCCTTGGGCTAGACAAGTGCAGTCTACGCAACCGTGGTTCTGAACCCTCAGGATCAGGTGACTCCTCCCACTGCAAACAAGTGTTTTCTTTTTAGCGAC
The sequence above is drawn from the Phragmites australis chromosome 10, lpPhrAust1.1, whole genome shotgun sequence genome and encodes:
- the LOC133931261 gene encoding large ribosomal subunit protein eL39; this translates as MPSHKTFRIKKKLAKKMRQNRPIPYWIRMRTDNTIRYNAKRRHWRRTKLGF
- the LOC133930752 gene encoding uncharacterized protein LOC133930752; translation: MPPPCSSPPSRPLANLTLYSRRTVAAATAAAASSPSLAGGHGRRPLRYAVLGAGFAGLSVAWHLLKHSPKDSRVCVDIYDDNGVGGGASGVSGGLLHPYSPKVKLLWRGAEFWKESMDLLRSAELANGSTGSDTTSQDETLIWRRGILRAPTTEKAADILLENAQSCLQSCSLQVLDSDAAQRLIPGLCVPFDFAVYMPLAMNINPKKYLQALFFACQNLAGEASISPSAQKEFNLYKDHIDNLRQLAGNYDSVIICLGANARSLPELANKLPLRTCRGVIAEFELPSDTVDEDEYGTQSPSILSDAWLAFQGPRSVSIGSTWQWKDENYASTVSDEEALTAMEELLPKAFAVYPVISKWDFIRARAGIRAMPPLTTNGSLPLLGCLNDMIGERSNCSFWLAGGLGARGLLYHGLVGKLTAKAVISCDENVIPSEFTCWKVKASP